One window of Rubrivirga sp. SAORIC476 genomic DNA carries:
- a CDS encoding DUF3124 domain-containing protein has translation MPRLPRLRPARLGVLLGLCVLAGCEAPGRSPEAAPAAPDTTVRTTAPADAVVGETIYVPVYSHIFHQDGTRELDLTATLSIRNTDPDRALTVAEVGYYDSTGRLVRRYVEQPVSLGPLASEAFVIEGRDRTGGVGANFLVEWVAEAEVSAPLVEAVMISTAQGQGVSLVSRGQVVRTLGETKP, from the coding sequence ATGCCCCGGCTCCCCCGTCTCCGCCCCGCCCGCCTCGGCGTCCTGCTGGGCCTCTGCGTGCTCGCGGGGTGCGAAGCGCCCGGCCGGTCGCCCGAGGCGGCCCCGGCTGCCCCCGACACGACGGTCCGCACCACGGCGCCCGCCGATGCCGTCGTGGGCGAGACGATCTACGTGCCGGTCTACTCCCACATCTTCCACCAGGACGGCACGCGCGAACTGGACCTGACGGCCACTCTCAGCATCCGCAACACGGACCCCGACCGGGCGCTCACCGTGGCGGAGGTCGGGTACTACGACTCGACGGGGCGGCTCGTGCGGCGCTACGTCGAGCAGCCGGTCTCGCTGGGGCCGCTGGCGTCCGAGGCGTTCGTGATCGAGGGCCGGGACCGGACGGGCGGCGTCGGCGCCAACTTCCTGGTCGAGTGGGTCGCGGAGGCCGAGGTGAGCGCGCCCCTCGTGGAGGCGGTCATGATCTCGACGGCCCAGGGGCAGGGTGTGTCGCTCGTCAGCCGCGGCCAGGTCGTGCGGACGCTCGGCGAGACGAAGCCCTGA
- a CDS encoding T9SS type A sorting domain-containing protein, giving the protein MSLAPLGRAFRLATFAGLLSFAPQAVQAQICSGTPVTFSTPGAFTPPVGDDYTLTVSARGADGARPTNYPSNGGRGARVVSRFVVPGGTTFQVLTGSAGLAGTVSAGGGGGTAVATGSTLLTVAGGGGGGGQGNAPGEGGRAALGGTPAGGAQGAGPAGGGGGGGGFGVAGAGTAGSGGGAGATNARGQGGTGGGSVIVTAPGAGGNGGNGVGAGGGGVNGGGGGGGYLGGDGGLSNLTSFGGGSGGTSYVNTGVFSGEVLSATDGTTGDVASETPGDPFGKKDGEVTITCEVIVPAVGVTFPGTDGLGNDTGWRLLGPTAETATLADLADDLDLTLDAPGGLGRVLRWTGRTWVAVADADEIGGGQAVAVYLPDSADEPLTSAGITVDYAAAAPTAAASAGPLDDQTAFALVGNPFAQTFDLSTLDAEGFRDAVFVWDAETMSYESRSRTLGDALAPAEAGFLRRDRIGRGATSVTLPVPAAAARRAQTEVGRVRLAVTALDADGAVLGQAQVAVLLTPDASSGSDAFDTPAPGPLAAAFALAAVGDDALGQEGLPTGDVATRLRIGAVRLGAARYEIRLLDADGSVPVGTVVATFGGQTVDLAQGRVLQIPASAVTEGTSMETGLAGAAEIPLTLSSASTAADGPLSAATLALAAAPNPVRGLARLTWSADGPAQVAVYDALGRQVAVVADASMQSAATFDTSGLPAGVYVVRLSTSAGVAVQRLTVVR; this is encoded by the coding sequence ATGTCCCTGGCTCCTCTCGGGCGCGCTTTCCGGCTCGCCACCTTCGCTGGCCTTCTCTCGTTCGCCCCGCAGGCTGTCCAGGCCCAGATCTGCTCGGGGACGCCGGTCACGTTCTCCACCCCCGGCGCCTTCACGCCGCCCGTCGGCGACGACTACACCCTGACGGTCTCGGCGCGGGGAGCCGACGGCGCGCGGCCCACGAACTACCCCAGCAACGGCGGGCGCGGCGCCCGGGTCGTGTCGCGGTTCGTTGTGCCCGGCGGCACCACGTTCCAGGTCCTGACCGGCTCGGCGGGCTTGGCGGGAACCGTCTCGGCGGGCGGCGGCGGTGGCACGGCGGTCGCGACAGGCTCCACGCTGCTCACGGTCGCGGGCGGCGGCGGCGGCGGCGGACAGGGCAACGCCCCCGGTGAAGGCGGCCGCGCGGCACTCGGAGGCACGCCGGCGGGCGGCGCACAGGGCGCAGGCCCCGCGGGCGGAGGCGGTGGCGGCGGTGGATTCGGCGTCGCAGGGGCCGGCACGGCCGGATCCGGGGGTGGCGCAGGCGCGACGAACGCACGCGGCCAGGGCGGAACGGGCGGCGGGTCCGTCATCGTGACCGCTCCGGGTGCGGGCGGCAACGGGGGCAACGGCGTCGGCGCGGGCGGAGGAGGTGTCAACGGCGGCGGTGGCGGCGGCGGCTACCTGGGCGGCGACGGCGGCCTCTCCAACCTGACCAGCTTCGGCGGCGGCTCCGGCGGCACGTCCTACGTCAACACGGGCGTGTTCTCGGGCGAGGTGCTCTCCGCCACCGACGGCACCACCGGCGACGTCGCGAGCGAGACGCCCGGCGATCCCTTCGGCAAAAAGGACGGCGAGGTGACCATCACCTGTGAGGTGATCGTGCCCGCAGTCGGCGTCACCTTCCCCGGCACCGACGGGCTGGGCAACGACACGGGCTGGCGCCTGCTCGGCCCGACCGCCGAGACGGCCACGCTCGCCGACCTCGCCGACGACCTCGACCTGACGCTCGACGCGCCCGGCGGGCTGGGCCGTGTCCTCCGCTGGACCGGCCGCACCTGGGTCGCCGTCGCCGACGCCGACGAGATTGGCGGCGGGCAGGCGGTCGCCGTCTACCTCCCCGACTCCGCCGACGAGCCGCTGACCTCCGCCGGCATCACGGTCGACTACGCCGCCGCGGCGCCGACGGCGGCCGCCAGCGCAGGCCCGCTGGACGACCAGACGGCCTTCGCGCTCGTCGGCAACCCGTTCGCCCAGACCTTCGACCTGTCGACGCTGGACGCCGAGGGCTTCCGCGACGCCGTCTTCGTGTGGGACGCCGAGACGATGAGCTACGAGTCCCGCTCGCGGACGCTCGGCGACGCACTCGCTCCGGCCGAGGCCGGGTTCCTGCGCCGCGACCGGATCGGGCGGGGCGCCACCAGCGTCACGCTCCCGGTGCCCGCCGCGGCCGCCCGCCGGGCGCAGACCGAGGTCGGGCGCGTCCGCCTGGCGGTCACCGCGCTTGACGCCGACGGCGCCGTGCTCGGCCAGGCCCAGGTCGCCGTCCTCCTCACCCCGGACGCCTCCAGCGGCTCCGACGCCTTCGACACGCCCGCACCGGGTCCGCTGGCGGCCGCCTTCGCCCTGGCCGCCGTCGGCGACGACGCGCTCGGCCAGGAGGGCCTGCCGACGGGCGACGTGGCGACGCGCCTTCGCATTGGGGCCGTCCGCCTGGGCGCCGCGCGGTACGAGATCCGCCTGCTGGACGCCGACGGCAGCGTTCCGGTCGGGACCGTCGTCGCCACGTTCGGCGGGCAGACGGTCGACCTCGCGCAAGGCCGCGTCCTCCAGATCCCCGCCTCGGCCGTGACCGAGGGGACCTCGATGGAGACCGGCCTGGCCGGGGCCGCCGAGATCCCGCTGACCCTCTCCTCCGCCTCGACCGCCGCCGACGGTCCGCTCTCGGCCGCGACGCTGGCGCTCGCCGCCGCCCCGAACCCGGTGCGCGGCCTGGCCCGCCTGACGTGGTCGGCCGACGGCCCGGCGCAGGTGGCGGTCTACGACGCCCTGGGCCGCCAGGTCGCCGTGGTCGCGGACGCCTCAATGCAGTCCGCCGCCACCTTCGACACGAGCGGCCTGCCGGCCGGTGTCTACGTCGTCCGCCTGAGCACGTCTGCGGGCGTCGCCGTGCAGCGCCTCACCGTGGTCCGCTGA
- a CDS encoding class I SAM-dependent methyltransferase yields MATTSTLWDRLRYTLYAPVYDPIVRRLDAGRRRSLALADLQPGERVLIPGCGTGLDFAHLPPEAEVVAGDVAPGMIRAARAEADRLGSVVEVRRLDAHALDLPDASFDVVLLHLLLAVVPDPEAAIGEAARVLRPGGRVAVFDKFLPDGERPSIRRRLAGAVTRIVATDLNRQLGPLLDGTGLGLEHREPALFGGLFEAALLRKPLAAPHA; encoded by the coding sequence ATGGCCACTACCTCGACGCTCTGGGATCGCCTCCGGTACACGCTCTATGCGCCGGTCTACGATCCCATCGTCCGACGCCTCGATGCCGGACGCCGGCGGTCGCTCGCGCTCGCCGACCTCCAGCCCGGTGAGCGGGTCCTGATCCCCGGGTGCGGGACGGGTCTCGACTTCGCCCACCTGCCGCCCGAGGCCGAGGTCGTTGCGGGCGACGTGGCGCCAGGCATGATCCGCGCCGCGCGCGCTGAGGCCGACCGCCTCGGATCCGTCGTCGAGGTCCGCAGGCTCGACGCCCACGCCCTCGACCTCCCCGACGCCTCGTTCGACGTGGTCCTGCTCCACCTCCTGCTCGCCGTCGTGCCGGACCCGGAGGCGGCGATCGGCGAAGCCGCCCGCGTGCTCCGGCCGGGCGGGCGGGTGGCCGTCTTCGACAAGTTCCTACCCGACGGCGAACGACCGTCGATCCGCCGCCGGCTCGCGGGCGCGGTCACCCGGATCGTCGCCACCGACCTGAACCGGCAGCTCGGCCCGCTCCTCGACGGCACCGGGCTCGGGCTCGAACACCGCGAGCCGGCCCTGTTCGGCGGGCTGTTCGAGGCGGCCCTGCTCCGCAAACCCCTCGCCGCCCCCCATGCCTGA
- a CDS encoding SDR family oxidoreductase, translating into MSDTSNQYDIQNPLTQYPRPPFPRQPQPAPGLIGEMDPVPDHGETSYRGLGRMEGRKALITGGDSGIGRATAIAYAREGAAVAINYLDAESPDAQSLADLIEGEGGTLVRLPGDLTDEAFCEQLIADAVDQLGGLDAVVINAGKQVYTEDIQDLTTEQFDQTYKTNVYAMFWLSKAALPHLPPGGTIINTTSIQGYSPSPGLLDYASTKWAIIGFTKALAKQVIGDGIRVNAVAPGPFWTPLQPSGGQPQDKVEEFGSQVPYGRPGQPAEIAPMYVFLATQESGYTTGEVFGSTGGEPTA; encoded by the coding sequence ATGTCTGACACGTCCAACCAGTACGACATCCAGAACCCGCTCACGCAGTACCCGCGCCCGCCCTTCCCGCGCCAGCCGCAGCCCGCGCCGGGTCTGATCGGCGAGATGGACCCCGTTCCCGATCACGGCGAGACGAGCTACCGCGGCCTCGGCCGGATGGAGGGCCGCAAGGCGCTCATCACCGGCGGCGACTCCGGCATCGGCCGGGCGACGGCCATCGCCTACGCGCGCGAGGGCGCGGCGGTCGCCATCAACTACCTCGACGCCGAGAGCCCCGACGCCCAGTCGCTCGCGGACCTGATCGAGGGCGAGGGGGGCACGCTCGTCCGCCTGCCCGGCGACCTCACCGACGAGGCGTTCTGCGAGCAGCTCATCGCCGACGCGGTCGACCAGCTCGGCGGGCTGGACGCGGTCGTCATCAACGCGGGCAAGCAGGTCTACACCGAGGACATCCAGGACCTCACGACCGAGCAGTTCGATCAGACCTACAAGACGAACGTCTACGCGATGTTCTGGCTGTCGAAGGCCGCGCTCCCGCACCTCCCGCCGGGCGGCACGATCATCAACACGACCTCGATCCAGGGCTACAGCCCGTCGCCGGGGCTCCTCGACTACGCCTCCACCAAGTGGGCCATCATCGGGTTCACGAAGGCGCTCGCGAAGCAGGTGATCGGGGACGGCATCCGCGTCAACGCGGTCGCGCCCGGCCCGTTCTGGACGCCGCTCCAGCCGTCGGGCGGGCAGCCGCAGGACAAGGTCGAGGAGTTCGGCTCCCAGGTGCCGTACGGCCGCCCCGGCCAGCCCGCCGAGATCGCGCCGATGTACGTCTTCCTGGCGACCCAGGAGTCGGGCTACACGACCGGCGAGGTCTTCGGCTCCACCGGCGGCGAGCCGACTGCGTAG
- the asnB gene encoding asparagine synthase B: MCSILGLLDLQSDPATARATAVRLSGLQRHRGPDWSGVYATDRAILAHERLAIVDVMHGAQPLLNPEGTLALAVNGEIYNHRALREGLAEPFTFQTESDCEVILALYQEHGADFLDRLTGIFAFVLVDAEQDRYLIARDPMGVMPLYTGRDEHGTLYVASEMKALVPVCKQIETFPPGHVWDSAVGHPVRYYTRDWMAYDAVKDNDATPEAVREALDAAVKRQLMTDVPYGVLLSGGLDSSITAALAMKYSKQRVEADDQQEAWWPHLHSFAIGLEGSPDLAAAKEVAAHIGTEHHTLTFTVDEGVDAIPEVIRHLETYDVTTIRAATPMFLMARRIKAMGIKMVLSGEGSDEIFGGYLYFHKAPDGQQFHEETVRKLDRLHQFDCLRANKSMAAWGVEARVPFLDQEFLDVAMRLDPEAKRPTDGKMEKHILREAFEDMLPPSVAWRQKEQFSDGVGYSWIDSLKARAEELVSDEQMAAVDFRFPIHPPDTKEGYLYRTIFEEHYPHDACALTVPSGKSVACSTPEALAWDASFASSADPSGRAVAGVHVEAY, translated from the coding sequence ATGTGCTCCATCCTCGGCCTCCTCGACCTCCAGTCCGATCCCGCCACCGCGCGGGCGACGGCCGTCCGCCTGAGCGGCCTGCAGCGCCACCGCGGCCCCGACTGGTCGGGCGTCTACGCGACGGACCGCGCCATCCTGGCCCACGAACGGCTCGCCATCGTCGACGTGATGCACGGCGCCCAGCCGCTCCTCAACCCGGAGGGAACGCTCGCGCTGGCCGTCAACGGCGAGATCTACAACCACCGCGCGCTGCGCGAGGGGCTGGCGGAGCCGTTCACGTTCCAGACCGAGTCCGACTGCGAGGTCATCCTGGCGCTCTACCAGGAGCACGGGGCCGATTTCCTCGACAGGCTGACGGGCATCTTCGCCTTCGTGCTGGTGGACGCGGAGCAGGACCGCTACCTGATCGCCCGTGACCCGATGGGCGTGATGCCGCTCTACACCGGCCGCGACGAGCACGGGACGCTGTACGTGGCGTCCGAGATGAAGGCGCTGGTGCCGGTCTGCAAGCAGATCGAGACGTTCCCCCCCGGCCACGTCTGGGACAGCGCCGTCGGCCACCCGGTCCGCTACTACACGCGCGACTGGATGGCGTACGACGCCGTCAAGGACAACGACGCGACGCCCGAGGCAGTCCGCGAGGCGCTGGACGCGGCCGTCAAGCGCCAGCTGATGACCGACGTGCCGTACGGCGTGCTGCTCTCCGGCGGGCTGGACTCGTCCATCACGGCCGCCCTCGCCATGAAGTACTCCAAGCAGCGCGTCGAGGCGGACGATCAGCAGGAGGCGTGGTGGCCTCATCTCCACTCGTTCGCGATCGGCCTGGAGGGGTCGCCGGACCTGGCAGCAGCCAAGGAGGTCGCGGCCCACATCGGGACGGAGCACCACACGCTCACCTTCACCGTCGACGAGGGCGTGGACGCGATCCCGGAGGTCATCCGCCACCTGGAGACCTACGACGTGACCACCATCCGCGCGGCCACGCCGATGTTCCTGATGGCCCGCCGCATCAAGGCGATGGGCATCAAGATGGTGCTCTCGGGCGAGGGGTCCGACGAGATCTTCGGCGGCTACCTCTACTTCCACAAGGCGCCCGACGGCCAGCAGTTCCACGAGGAGACCGTCCGCAAGCTGGACCGGCTCCACCAGTTCGACTGCCTGCGCGCCAACAAGTCGATGGCGGCGTGGGGCGTCGAGGCCCGGGTCCCGTTCCTCGACCAGGAGTTCCTCGACGTGGCGATGCGCCTGGACCCGGAGGCCAAGCGGCCCACGGACGGCAAGATGGAGAAGCACATCCTGCGGGAGGCCTTCGAGGACATGCTCCCGCCGTCGGTCGCCTGGCGCCAGAAGGAGCAGTTCTCCGACGGCGTCGGCTACTCGTGGATCGACTCGCTGAAGGCCCGCGCCGAGGAACTGGTCTCGGACGAGCAGATGGCCGCCGTCGACTTCCGCTTCCCGATCCACCCGCCGGACACGAAGGAGGGCTACCTCTACCGGACCATCTTCGAGGAGCACTACCCCCACGACGCCTGCGCGCTGACGGTGCCGTCCGGCAAGTCGGTCGCGTGCAGCACGCCCGAGGCGCTGGCGTGGGACGCGTCGTTCGCGTCGTCCGCCGACCCGTCCGGCCGCGCCGTCGCGGGCGTCCACGTGGAGGCGTACTGA
- a CDS encoding heavy metal translocating P-type ATPase has product MPDPLRLDLPLLLPDAPDERDACVTRLTDALAATTGVEEAHVVPAEGGRPAQLCLHYDPAVVALPRLRRTAEAAGTAITARYGHVLWPADGLGHQRRARTVTERLQQTPGVVEAEANATGPIRIEFDREATSEADLRRALADLGVTVDAPEPPADDDHTGHDHGPDEGHDAHAGHGHAGAHDHAHGGIFGERTELVFAVLSGVCVGLGWTLDTVTEVAEAVPLALYVGAYAFGGWFTVKEAWESIRAGRFEIDFLMLVAAAGAAALGEWFEGGLLLFLFSIGHALEGYAMGRARRAIEALGELAPATARVRREGVEAEVPVGNLRVGDTVVVRPDERIAADGVVAVGTSAVDQAPVTGESVPVDKRPVDDLDAALADAEALAPEHRVFAGTLNGSGALDVVVTKPAGETTLARVVQMVAEAETERSPTQRFTDRFEKVFVPSVLALVVGLLFAWVVVDETFAQSFYRAMAVLVAASPCALAIATPSAVLSGVARAGRSGVLVKGGGPLEALGGLTAIAFDKTGTLTEGRPRVTDVIPADGATEAELLEAVVAVERLSEHPLARAVVRDLADRTTGEVPAEDLQSVTGHGVRARLGDEAVEVGKPALFTLDGGTPAPDALLDRDRQLKADGRSTMLVRRGDRFLGVVGLMDTPRASAKAVIQKLHALGIETTIMISGDAQVVADSVARAVGIDEARGDLLPDDKVAAIQALRRRGEVAMVGDGVNDAPAMANATVGIAMGAAGSDVALETADVALMADDLSRLPFAVGLSRTTRRIIRQNLWMSLGMVAFLVPATLFGLGIGPAVALHEGSTLVVVANALRLLAYRE; this is encoded by the coding sequence ATGCCTGACCCGCTCCGCCTCGACCTCCCTCTCCTCCTTCCCGACGCGCCGGACGAGCGGGACGCCTGCGTGACGCGCCTCACCGACGCGCTCGCGGCGACGACGGGCGTCGAGGAGGCCCATGTGGTCCCGGCCGAGGGCGGGCGCCCGGCGCAGCTGTGCCTCCACTACGACCCGGCCGTGGTCGCGCTCCCGCGCCTGCGCCGGACCGCCGAGGCCGCGGGGACCGCGATCACGGCGCGCTACGGCCACGTCCTGTGGCCCGCCGACGGGCTGGGCCACCAGCGCCGCGCGCGGACCGTGACGGAACGCTTGCAGCAGACGCCCGGCGTCGTCGAGGCGGAGGCCAACGCGACCGGACCGATCCGCATCGAGTTCGACCGGGAGGCGACCTCCGAGGCCGACCTCCGCCGCGCCCTCGCCGACCTCGGCGTGACGGTGGACGCCCCCGAGCCTCCTGCGGACGACGACCATACGGGCCACGACCACGGACCGGATGAGGGCCACGACGCGCACGCTGGACACGGTCACGCTGGCGCACACGACCACGCCCACGGCGGTATCTTCGGGGAGCGGACGGAGTTGGTCTTCGCCGTCCTGAGCGGCGTCTGCGTCGGGCTGGGCTGGACGCTCGACACGGTCACCGAGGTGGCCGAGGCCGTCCCGCTGGCGCTCTACGTCGGCGCGTACGCGTTCGGCGGGTGGTTCACGGTCAAGGAGGCGTGGGAGTCGATCCGCGCGGGCCGCTTCGAGATCGACTTCCTGATGTTGGTGGCGGCGGCGGGCGCCGCGGCGCTGGGCGAGTGGTTCGAGGGCGGGCTGCTGCTGTTCCTCTTCTCGATCGGCCACGCGCTGGAGGGGTACGCGATGGGCCGCGCGCGGCGCGCCATCGAAGCCCTGGGCGAGCTAGCCCCCGCGACCGCCCGCGTCCGCCGCGAGGGCGTCGAGGCCGAGGTACCCGTCGGCAACCTGCGGGTCGGCGACACCGTGGTCGTCCGCCCCGACGAGCGGATCGCGGCCGACGGCGTCGTGGCGGTCGGCACGAGCGCGGTCGACCAGGCGCCCGTGACCGGTGAGAGCGTGCCCGTCGACAAGCGACCGGTGGACGACCTCGACGCCGCCCTGGCCGACGCCGAGGCGCTGGCGCCCGAGCACCGCGTGTTCGCGGGGACGCTCAACGGGAGCGGCGCGCTGGACGTCGTCGTGACCAAGCCCGCGGGCGAGACCACGCTGGCGCGCGTCGTCCAGATGGTGGCCGAGGCGGAGACGGAGCGCTCGCCGACGCAGCGGTTCACGGACCGCTTCGAGAAGGTGTTCGTGCCCTCCGTGCTGGCCCTCGTCGTCGGCCTGCTGTTCGCGTGGGTCGTGGTGGACGAGACGTTCGCCCAGTCCTTCTACCGCGCGATGGCCGTGCTCGTCGCCGCCTCGCCCTGCGCCCTCGCCATCGCGACGCCCAGCGCCGTGCTGTCGGGCGTTGCACGGGCCGGACGCAGCGGCGTGCTGGTCAAGGGCGGCGGTCCGCTCGAAGCGCTCGGCGGGCTGACGGCCATCGCCTTCGACAAGACGGGCACGCTGACCGAGGGCAGGCCCCGCGTCACCGACGTGATCCCGGCCGACGGCGCGACCGAGGCGGAGTTGCTAGAGGCCGTCGTCGCAGTCGAGCGGCTGAGCGAGCACCCCCTCGCGCGGGCCGTCGTGCGCGACCTGGCGGACCGCACGACGGGCGAGGTCCCGGCCGAGGACCTGCAGAGCGTGACCGGCCACGGCGTCCGCGCCCGCCTCGGCGACGAGGCGGTCGAGGTCGGCAAGCCTGCGCTGTTCACCCTCGACGGCGGCACGCCCGCCCCGGACGCGCTTCTCGACCGGGACCGCCAGCTCAAAGCCGACGGGCGGTCGACGATGCTGGTCCGCCGGGGCGACCGGTTCCTCGGCGTCGTCGGGTTGATGGACACGCCGCGGGCGAGCGCGAAGGCTGTCATCCAAAAACTCCACGCCCTCGGCATCGAGACGACGATCATGATCTCGGGCGACGCTCAGGTAGTCGCCGACTCTGTGGCGCGGGCCGTCGGCATCGACGAGGCGCGGGGCGACCTCCTGCCCGACGACAAGGTGGCGGCGATCCAGGCCCTCCGCCGGCGCGGCGAGGTGGCGATGGTCGGCGACGGCGTCAACGACGCGCCCGCGATGGCGAACGCGACCGTGGGCATCGCGATGGGCGCAGCGGGGAGCGACGTCGCGCTCGAAACCGCCGACGTGGCGCTCATGGCCGACGACCTGTCGAGACTTCCGTTCGCGGTCGGCCTGAGCCGGACGACCCGGCGCATCATCCGCCAGAACCTGTGGATGAGCCTGGGCATGGTCGCCTTCCTGGTCCCGGCGACGCTGTTCGGGCTCGGCATCGGCCCGGCCGTCGCGCTCCACGAGGGGTCGACGCTGGTGGTGGTCGCCAACGCGCTCCGGCTGCTGGCCTACCGGGAGTAG